From Drosophila nasuta strain 15112-1781.00 chromosome X, ASM2355853v1, whole genome shotgun sequence, one genomic window encodes:
- the LOC132796119 gene encoding uncharacterized protein LOC132796119 isoform X3 has product MSYIGNASDLECEKNEFPRPQRPTGIVTKMAAHKLSSEPKWADKREDDSDSEVSSPDNFLTKGAFLLTPSYELSMERAALICEKMSFKGCFSLTKTATGILFKFSHPDDYQAVFKKGFHKVTGARFYRKQTFSRSIAIPCRPRKTFTLYVLDVPEDLPVEDIRHAMYKFDSVVEVVRLHIYSSPSLASSSSSGGISGSVGLDKGGVEGSSAKSVIGGGGGGVGIVADAIEKSERPERRELPPAVIRITLASMDEYNILLQNGLNFYDATFFPTEANISLKGAKIDYKRRMLDGSIPGRVRELLPVFDAAGFCKLPPPTSKLIKPPRS; this is encoded by the exons ATGTCTTATATCGGCAACGCATCGGATTTGGAGTGTGAAAAGAACGAGTTCCCGAGGCCGCAACGTCCGACGGGCATCGTTACCAAAATGGCCGCCCACAAGCTTTCGTCGGAGCCGAAGTGGGCCGATAAACGAGAGGATGATTCCGATTCCGAGGTCTCCTCGCCCGATAATTTCCTAACCAAAG GCGCCTTTCTACTGACACCATCCTATGAACTATCCATGGAACGAGCTGCTCTAATTTGTGAAAAAATGAGTTTCAAGGGATGTTTCAGCTTGACGAAAACGGCTACAGGAATTCTGTTTAAATTCTCACATCCAGATGACTATCAGGCGGTGTTCAAGAAGGGATTCCACAAAGTGACCGGTGCACGTTTCTATCGCAAa CAAACATTCTCGCGCAGT ATTGCCATACCGTGTCGACCAAGAAAAACATTCACGCTCTACGTGCTCGATGTGCCCGAAGATTTGCCTGTGGAGGACATCAGGCATGCGATGTACAAGTTCGATTCGGTTGTCGAGGTTGTCCGATTGCACATCTATTCGAGTCCCAgcttggccagcagcagcagcagcggaggCATCTCCGGCAGCGTCGGCCTGGACAAGGGAGGCGTTGAAG GCAGCAGTGCCAAGAGCGTTATCGGAGGAGGCGGCGGAGGGGTCGGAATTGTGGCGGATGCGATTGAGAAATCGGAGCGTCCGGAACGTCGTGAGCTGCCGCCAGCTGTTATACGCATCACACTGGCCTCGATGGATGAGTACAACATACTGCTGCAGAACGGTCTCAATTTCTACGATGCCACATTCTTTCCCACCGAGGCGAACATCTCCCTAAAAGGCGCCAAGATCGACTACAAGCGTCG CATGCTTGATGGCTCGATACCGGGGCGTGTGCGCGAACTTTTGCCCGTATTCGATGCAGCTGGCTTCTGCAAGCTGCCACCGCCCACTAGCAAGCTAATTAAGCCACCGAGGTCATAA
- the LOC132796119 gene encoding uncharacterized protein LOC132796119 isoform X1 — MSYIGNASDLECEKNEFPRPQRPTGIVTKMAAHKLSSEPKWADKREDDSDSEVSSPDNFLTKGAFLLTPSYELSMERAALICEKMSFKGCFSLTKTATGILFKFSHPDDYQAVFKKGFHKVTGARFYRKQTFSRSIAIPCRPRKTFTLYVLDVPEDLPVEDIRHAMYKFDSVVEVVRLHIYSSPSLASSSSSGGISGSVGLDKGGVEGEQQLTGISSSQTQMQTLRRAAIRSSSAKSVIGGGGGGVGIVADAIEKSERPERRELPPAVIRITLASMDEYNILLQNGLNFYDATFFPTEANISLKGAKIDYKRRMLDGSIPGRVRELLPVFDAAGFCKLPPPTSKLIKPPRS, encoded by the exons ATGTCTTATATCGGCAACGCATCGGATTTGGAGTGTGAAAAGAACGAGTTCCCGAGGCCGCAACGTCCGACGGGCATCGTTACCAAAATGGCCGCCCACAAGCTTTCGTCGGAGCCGAAGTGGGCCGATAAACGAGAGGATGATTCCGATTCCGAGGTCTCCTCGCCCGATAATTTCCTAACCAAAG GCGCCTTTCTACTGACACCATCCTATGAACTATCCATGGAACGAGCTGCTCTAATTTGTGAAAAAATGAGTTTCAAGGGATGTTTCAGCTTGACGAAAACGGCTACAGGAATTCTGTTTAAATTCTCACATCCAGATGACTATCAGGCGGTGTTCAAGAAGGGATTCCACAAAGTGACCGGTGCACGTTTCTATCGCAAa CAAACATTCTCGCGCAGT ATTGCCATACCGTGTCGACCAAGAAAAACATTCACGCTCTACGTGCTCGATGTGCCCGAAGATTTGCCTGTGGAGGACATCAGGCATGCGATGTACAAGTTCGATTCGGTTGTCGAGGTTGTCCGATTGCACATCTATTCGAGTCCCAgcttggccagcagcagcagcagcggaggCATCTCCGGCAGCGTCGGCCTGGACAAGGGAGGCGTTGAAGGTGAGCAGCAGCTGACgggcatcagcagcagccagacTCAAATGCAAACCCTACGTCGCGCCGCCATACGAA GCAGCAGTGCCAAGAGCGTTATCGGAGGAGGCGGCGGAGGGGTCGGAATTGTGGCGGATGCGATTGAGAAATCGGAGCGTCCGGAACGTCGTGAGCTGCCGCCAGCTGTTATACGCATCACACTGGCCTCGATGGATGAGTACAACATACTGCTGCAGAACGGTCTCAATTTCTACGATGCCACATTCTTTCCCACCGAGGCGAACATCTCCCTAAAAGGCGCCAAGATCGACTACAAGCGTCG CATGCTTGATGGCTCGATACCGGGGCGTGTGCGCGAACTTTTGCCCGTATTCGATGCAGCTGGCTTCTGCAAGCTGCCACCGCCCACTAGCAAGCTAATTAAGCCACCGAGGTCATAA
- the LOC132796119 gene encoding uncharacterized protein LOC132796119 isoform X2, whose amino-acid sequence MSYIGNASDLECEKNEFPRPQRPTGIVTKMAAHKLSSEPKWADKREDDSDSEVSSPDNFLTKGAFLLTPSYELSMERAALICEKMSFKGCFSLTKTATGILFKFSHPDDYQAVFKKGFHKVTGARFYRKIAIPCRPRKTFTLYVLDVPEDLPVEDIRHAMYKFDSVVEVVRLHIYSSPSLASSSSSGGISGSVGLDKGGVEGEQQLTGISSSQTQMQTLRRAAIRSSSAKSVIGGGGGGVGIVADAIEKSERPERRELPPAVIRITLASMDEYNILLQNGLNFYDATFFPTEANISLKGAKIDYKRRMLDGSIPGRVRELLPVFDAAGFCKLPPPTSKLIKPPRS is encoded by the exons ATGTCTTATATCGGCAACGCATCGGATTTGGAGTGTGAAAAGAACGAGTTCCCGAGGCCGCAACGTCCGACGGGCATCGTTACCAAAATGGCCGCCCACAAGCTTTCGTCGGAGCCGAAGTGGGCCGATAAACGAGAGGATGATTCCGATTCCGAGGTCTCCTCGCCCGATAATTTCCTAACCAAAG GCGCCTTTCTACTGACACCATCCTATGAACTATCCATGGAACGAGCTGCTCTAATTTGTGAAAAAATGAGTTTCAAGGGATGTTTCAGCTTGACGAAAACGGCTACAGGAATTCTGTTTAAATTCTCACATCCAGATGACTATCAGGCGGTGTTCAAGAAGGGATTCCACAAAGTGACCGGTGCACGTTTCTATCGCAAa ATTGCCATACCGTGTCGACCAAGAAAAACATTCACGCTCTACGTGCTCGATGTGCCCGAAGATTTGCCTGTGGAGGACATCAGGCATGCGATGTACAAGTTCGATTCGGTTGTCGAGGTTGTCCGATTGCACATCTATTCGAGTCCCAgcttggccagcagcagcagcagcggaggCATCTCCGGCAGCGTCGGCCTGGACAAGGGAGGCGTTGAAGGTGAGCAGCAGCTGACgggcatcagcagcagccagacTCAAATGCAAACCCTACGTCGCGCCGCCATACGAA GCAGCAGTGCCAAGAGCGTTATCGGAGGAGGCGGCGGAGGGGTCGGAATTGTGGCGGATGCGATTGAGAAATCGGAGCGTCCGGAACGTCGTGAGCTGCCGCCAGCTGTTATACGCATCACACTGGCCTCGATGGATGAGTACAACATACTGCTGCAGAACGGTCTCAATTTCTACGATGCCACATTCTTTCCCACCGAGGCGAACATCTCCCTAAAAGGCGCCAAGATCGACTACAAGCGTCG CATGCTTGATGGCTCGATACCGGGGCGTGTGCGCGAACTTTTGCCCGTATTCGATGCAGCTGGCTTCTGCAAGCTGCCACCGCCCACTAGCAAGCTAATTAAGCCACCGAGGTCATAA